A window of Aquitalea denitrificans contains these coding sequences:
- a CDS encoding PilZ domain-containing protein, which yields MRDLPQTEYFTALVEIIKAISKINADTDIPLKERIKTLVYVDDKAHNIHHQLCQDFLAATPGSKNYLPTILAFWHELANAYQICLRLYQAAPNNAMEADIRLITARGLHHQMRLIAWNSLRYLKPEGSVWQQGFRFYMQAEDAGVARTPLMLYPDAKVEVSCEQLLLQGCMLYLAQTDNMLHREIIAVDQLMMPLSQGIHLEKQPPAQEPVFVINLSMPEHPQPILRGMAGKWLRYWSTNDLTSRLADLMFDLDRSIPPTLRALDAKLECEEWLALCEKLAIRWSDDGGKSLRKSERSLHTSSAQVTIGFERVAFAVKIQDIENNSSNNIQEWKVNDISSSGMGLTFVGKSVEQLAIGRIVLVKTENHPLLLGAIRRILRQQNGTKVGIEILGQSPVGVSLTEPGGDREQPTTAIYITQPNSRKGQRWFLMPKLLAAPGKEQILTAQGKSYLIRLKSPQQEFEDCSNSDFDTLSKVD from the coding sequence GTGAGGGACCTGCCGCAGACTGAATACTTCACGGCACTTGTCGAAATCATCAAGGCCATCTCCAAGATCAACGCGGATACCGACATTCCGTTGAAGGAGCGCATCAAGACACTGGTCTATGTCGATGACAAGGCCCATAACATCCACCATCAGCTGTGTCAGGATTTCCTGGCCGCCACACCGGGCAGCAAAAACTACCTGCCCACCATTCTGGCCTTCTGGCACGAGCTTGCCAATGCATACCAGATTTGCCTTCGCCTGTATCAGGCTGCGCCAAACAATGCAATGGAAGCAGATATCCGGCTGATCACGGCACGTGGGCTACATCACCAGATGCGCCTGATCGCATGGAACTCCCTGCGCTACCTGAAGCCGGAAGGCTCGGTCTGGCAGCAGGGCTTCCGCTTTTACATGCAGGCTGAAGATGCGGGTGTGGCCCGTACACCGCTCATGCTGTATCCAGATGCCAAGGTGGAAGTCAGTTGCGAGCAATTGCTGCTGCAAGGCTGCATGTTGTACCTGGCACAGACCGACAACATGCTGCACCGGGAAATCATTGCAGTCGACCAGTTAATGATGCCGCTGAGCCAGGGAATTCACCTGGAAAAACAGCCGCCAGCGCAGGAGCCGGTGTTTGTCATCAATCTGAGCATGCCGGAACATCCACAACCCATCTTGCGTGGCATGGCGGGCAAGTGGCTACGCTACTGGTCCACCAATGATCTCACCAGCCGCCTGGCAGACCTGATGTTTGATCTGGATCGCTCGATTCCGCCGACTCTGCGGGCACTGGACGCAAAACTGGAGTGTGAGGAATGGCTTGCACTATGTGAAAAACTGGCCATCCGCTGGTCGGATGATGGTGGAAAGTCACTACGTAAATCCGAGCGCTCGCTGCACACCTCCTCTGCGCAAGTGACCATTGGTTTCGAACGCGTAGCCTTTGCTGTCAAAATCCAGGATATCGAAAACAACAGTAGCAACAATATTCAGGAATGGAAGGTCAACGACATCAGCAGCAGCGGAATGGGGCTGACCTTTGTCGGCAAGAGTGTGGAACAGTTGGCCATTGGCCGTATCGTGCTGGTCAAGACTGAAAACCACCCCCTGTTGCTGGGTGCCATCCGCCGTATTCTGCGGCAGCAGAACGGCACCAAAGTCGGTATCGAAATCTTGGGACAAAGTCCGGTAGGTGTTTCATTGACCGAACCTGGCGGTGACCGTGAGCAGCCTACCACCGCCATCTACATTACCCAGCCCAACTCTCGCAAAGGACAGCGCTGGTTCCTGATGCCGAAATTACTCGCAGCCCCCGGCAAGGAGCAGATTCTGACTGCACAGGGAAAATCATATCTGATCAGGCTGAAAAGCCCGCAGCAGGAGTTTGAAGACTGTAGCAACAGCGACTTTGACACGCTGTCAAAAGTGGATTGA
- a CDS encoding acetyl-CoA C-acyltransferase, with protein sequence MVKQVQEAYIVAATRTPVGKAPRGMMRHVRPDDMLAHVITGALAQVPTLDPKLISDCVVGCAFPEAEQGLNMARIGVLLAGLPNTVGGITINRYCSSGINAVQMAADRIRLGEADVVIAAGAESMSLVPMMGNKVSLNPEIFAKDENYAIAYGMGLTAEKVAQQWGVSREDQDAFAVESHRRAIAAIDSGAFKSEITPLEVTYRTPNLETGEVISKTRLLDTDEGPRRETTLEGLAKLKTVFDAKGSVTAGNSSQMSDGAGAVILVSERVLKEFNLVPLARYVTFAVKGVPPEIMGIGPKEAIPAACQQAGITQDDLKWIELNEAFAAQALAVTRDLALDTSKINPHGGAIALGHPLGATGAIRTATLVHGMRNAGQQGYGMVTMCIGTGMGAAGIIEVL encoded by the coding sequence ATGGTCAAGCAAGTACAGGAAGCTTATATCGTCGCTGCCACCCGTACCCCGGTGGGCAAGGCACCGCGTGGCATGATGCGTCATGTGCGTCCGGATGACATGCTGGCGCATGTGATTACCGGCGCGCTGGCCCAGGTGCCGACGCTGGATCCGAAACTGATTTCCGACTGCGTGGTGGGTTGCGCCTTCCCGGAAGCAGAGCAGGGCCTGAACATGGCGCGTATCGGCGTGTTGCTGGCAGGGCTGCCCAATACCGTGGGTGGCATCACCATCAACCGTTACTGCTCGTCCGGTATCAATGCGGTACAGATGGCAGCTGACCGCATTCGCCTGGGTGAGGCTGATGTGGTGATTGCTGCCGGTGCCGAGTCCATGTCGCTGGTGCCGATGATGGGTAACAAGGTATCGCTGAACCCGGAAATCTTTGCCAAGGACGAAAACTATGCCATCGCCTATGGCATGGGCCTGACGGCAGAAAAAGTGGCTCAGCAGTGGGGTGTATCACGTGAAGATCAGGACGCATTTGCCGTTGAGTCGCATCGCCGTGCCATTGCCGCCATTGATTCCGGTGCTTTCAAGAGCGAAATCACCCCGCTGGAAGTGACCTACCGTACCCCGAATCTGGAAACCGGCGAAGTCATCAGCAAGACCAGGTTGCTGGATACCGACGAAGGTCCGCGTCGCGAGACCACGCTGGAAGGTTTGGCCAAGCTGAAGACGGTATTTGATGCCAAGGGCTCGGTGACTGCCGGTAACTCTTCGCAAATGTCCGACGGTGCCGGCGCGGTGATTCTGGTGTCCGAGCGGGTACTCAAAGAGTTCAACCTGGTGCCGTTGGCGCGCTATGTCACCTTTGCAGTGAAGGGTGTGCCGCCGGAAATCATGGGTATTGGCCCGAAAGAAGCCATTCCGGCTGCTTGCCAGCAAGCGGGTATCACGCAGGATGATCTGAAATGGATCGAGCTGAACGAAGCTTTTGCCGCGCAAGCATTGGCGGTGACGCGTGATCTGGCACTGGATACCAGCAAGATCAATCCGCATGGCGGGGCGATTGCTCTGGGCCACCCCTTGGGCGCCACTGGTGCCATTCGTACCGCTACCTTGGTACATGGCATGCGTAATGCCGGCCAGCAGGGCTATGGCATGGTGACTATGTGTATCGGTACCGGCATGGGTGCAGCTGGCATTATCGAAGTGTTGTAA
- a CDS encoding patatin-like phospholipase family protein: protein MHFRAKRISDFLLGMLFLGSLLLLNCQSAHSEELGPDEGVGVVLGGGGARGFAHLGVLRELQRLHVPIRCIAGTSAGALIGGVYANGMDLDRMAEDFKNANWDQMLSGRLPRSDIPYDKKRDDYKNYLDVTFGLQDGQLRVPRSAINSQEIEMFIRKLTRDRQLDSFDQLPIPFRAVATDLANGEAVVFDKGPLAEALRASMAVPGLFDLVETNGRLLVDGGLARNLPIQDARQCAQHLIVVDVGTPPLTKDQINSLFDVVAQTSNLMVGRNVKEQMALMEKGDVLIRPDLNGYNSAAFGDNQAIIQRGTVAAIAQTKELSRFSVSPERYTAWRRRLQLPSYPVVDEVQVKSGSRFVNVDGLAKSITGLQGDEAVGEVRKKLRDTFATGDYDQLSYSLDASSGRNVMTVMPLEKSIGPNTVHFGLSLSSSTPGDSSFSFLAAHQRNWLNASGGSWRNEMVIGKNKLFKTELYQPWSYDSPLFAAASISYHQQPLSFYDDNHIKYAEISNDVTSVNADVGTVLGRYGEFRIGLFDSRVESYLSQGQFSYLSDNITHSYAGVRGKLVIDQFDNPRWPRSGYFMNTVLTSSLPAMGSYTASRDYDAIVEGVKTFGNITFRLTGKARGIVNRKQDDYRLESLGGFLNLTGYQAGELLGEKVALSRLMVYWRASSLPSVLGSGLYAGMSAEVGRVWGNPFNGSNTGWIPAGSVFLAADTILGPFFLGVGNARNGKLSGYLYLGADY from the coding sequence ATGCATTTTCGCGCAAAAAGAATTTCTGATTTCCTGCTGGGAATGTTGTTCCTTGGCAGCTTGCTATTACTGAACTGCCAGTCAGCCCACTCTGAGGAGCTAGGTCCCGATGAGGGAGTTGGTGTAGTGCTTGGCGGAGGTGGAGCACGTGGATTCGCCCATCTGGGTGTGCTGCGTGAATTACAGCGGCTGCATGTCCCGATTCGCTGCATTGCCGGAACCAGTGCTGGGGCGCTGATTGGTGGCGTTTATGCTAACGGGATGGATTTGGACCGAATGGCAGAGGATTTCAAAAATGCCAACTGGGATCAAATGTTGTCCGGTCGCTTGCCCAGAAGTGATATCCCCTATGACAAGAAGCGGGATGATTACAAGAACTATCTGGACGTGACTTTCGGTTTGCAGGATGGTCAGCTGCGTGTGCCACGCAGTGCCATCAATTCGCAAGAAATCGAAATGTTCATCCGTAAATTAACCCGAGATCGGCAGCTCGACTCTTTTGATCAGTTGCCCATTCCATTTCGTGCCGTTGCCACTGATCTTGCCAATGGTGAGGCGGTGGTGTTCGACAAGGGACCACTGGCCGAGGCGCTACGTGCCAGCATGGCAGTCCCTGGCCTGTTCGACCTGGTGGAAACCAATGGTCGTTTGCTGGTGGATGGTGGTCTGGCCCGTAATCTGCCCATCCAGGATGCACGGCAGTGCGCCCAGCATCTTATCGTGGTGGATGTGGGAACGCCCCCCCTAACCAAGGATCAGATCAACAGCCTGTTTGATGTGGTGGCTCAGACCTCCAATCTGATGGTTGGCCGCAATGTCAAAGAACAGATGGCGCTGATGGAGAAGGGGGATGTCCTGATCCGGCCAGACCTGAATGGTTACAATTCTGCTGCCTTTGGCGACAACCAGGCGATCATCCAGCGCGGCACTGTGGCCGCGATTGCACAGACCAAAGAGTTGAGCCGTTTCTCTGTCAGTCCGGAACGTTACACCGCCTGGCGCAGACGGCTTCAACTGCCGTCTTATCCAGTTGTGGATGAGGTGCAAGTTAAGAGTGGTAGCCGTTTTGTCAATGTAGATGGGCTGGCTAAAAGTATTACCGGATTGCAGGGAGATGAGGCGGTCGGTGAAGTGCGCAAAAAATTGCGCGACACATTTGCCACGGGCGATTACGACCAATTGAGCTACTCACTCGATGCCAGTAGCGGTCGCAATGTCATGACGGTCATGCCACTGGAAAAGAGCATAGGTCCCAATACGGTGCATTTTGGCTTGAGCCTGAGTAGCTCGACGCCGGGAGACTCCAGCTTTAGCTTCCTTGCTGCACATCAGCGGAACTGGCTGAATGCTTCGGGTGGCTCCTGGCGCAATGAAATGGTGATCGGCAAGAATAAGCTGTTCAAAACCGAGCTATACCAGCCATGGTCCTATGACAGTCCCTTGTTTGCGGCAGCATCGATCAGCTATCACCAGCAGCCCTTGTCCTTTTATGATGACAATCACATCAAATATGCAGAAATCAGTAATGATGTAACTTCGGTGAATGCTGATGTCGGTACCGTTCTGGGGCGTTACGGTGAGTTCCGGATTGGTCTGTTTGATTCACGGGTTGAAAGTTATCTATCCCAGGGACAGTTCTCGTATCTGTCGGACAACATCACGCACAGCTACGCAGGCGTACGTGGCAAGTTGGTGATCGATCAGTTCGATAATCCGCGCTGGCCACGTTCGGGTTATTTCATGAATACGGTGCTGACATCCTCCCTGCCGGCAATGGGCAGCTATACCGCCAGTCGTGATTACGATGCGATCGTGGAAGGGGTCAAGACTTTTGGGAATATTACCTTCCGGCTTACCGGTAAGGCGCGTGGCATTGTCAATCGCAAGCAGGATGATTACCGGCTGGAGTCGCTAGGTGGTTTCCTGAATCTGACCGGATATCAGGCGGGAGAGCTATTGGGTGAGAAGGTGGCGCTATCCCGGTTGATGGTGTACTGGCGGGCGTCATCACTGCCTTCGGTGCTGGGAAGCGGACTGTATGCCGGGATGTCGGCTGAGGTTGGCAGAGTATGGGGAAATCCGTTCAATGGTAGTAATACGGGCTGGATTCCTGCCGGCTCGGTATTTCTGGCGGCAGACACCATACTTGGGCCATTTTTTCTTGGCGTAGGCAATGCCAGGAATGGCAAGCTCAGTGGCTATCTGTATCTGGGGGCGGATTACTGA
- a CDS encoding 3-hydroxyacyl-CoA dehydrogenase/enoyl-CoA hydratase family protein, protein MSQTKFNVRKVAVLGAGVMGAQIAAHLVNAKVPTILFDLPAKEGNKNGIVLKALDGLKKLKPSPLSNKDAVAYIEPANYEDHLHLLKDCDVVIEAIAERMDWKADLYHKVAPHLGEHTIFATNTSGLSINKLAESCPDSVRPRFCGVHFFNPPRYMHLVEIIPCVTSDAGMLDNLERFLVSVLGKGVVRAKDTPNFVANRIGVFSMLATIANAEKFGIRFDIVDDLTGPRLGRPKSATFRTADVVGLDTFAHVVKTMDDTLPGDPWHALFKSPEWLQKLIAAGALGAKTKVGIYKKDGKKMFVFDAASGEYVGGGQKGDDAVKDILKIADPAEKFRQLRSSEHPQAQFLWACFRDVFHYISYHLADIANCARDVDFAIRWGFGWSVGPFETWQAAGWQQVAQWIDEDIKAGKALSGAALPAWALQADRAGVHFADGSYNAAGQNLVGRSTLDVYQRQLAPARVLGEAAAPLGETVFENDGVRAFTTGDGILVVSFKSKAHAIGPDVITGLNTALDIAEQRFKGLVIWQTEEPFSVGADLQSMLPAFMTGDWAAIDATVRRFQETSMRLRYSQVPTVAATQGYVFGGGCEFAMHCDKTVAALESYVGLVEVGVGLLPGGGGCKEFALRAAQEAKGDVLAALKDYFMAIATAKVATSGQEAQEIGFFRKGDPVVFNAYELLYVAKQQALAMAESGYRPPLKVKGFPVAGRSGAASIKGSLINMLEGHFISQHDFFIASQIADVMTGGDVEAGTLVNEQWILDLERKAFMTLLQNSKTQDRIANMLTTGKPLRN, encoded by the coding sequence ATGTCTCAAACCAAGTTCAATGTACGCAAGGTGGCAGTGCTGGGTGCTGGCGTGATGGGTGCGCAGATTGCCGCTCATCTGGTCAATGCCAAGGTACCAACCATCCTGTTCGACCTGCCGGCCAAAGAAGGCAACAAGAATGGCATCGTGCTTAAAGCACTGGACGGGCTGAAAAAGCTCAAGCCGTCCCCGCTGTCCAACAAGGATGCCGTGGCTTATATCGAGCCGGCCAATTACGAAGATCACCTGCACCTGCTCAAAGACTGTGACGTTGTGATCGAGGCCATTGCCGAGCGCATGGACTGGAAAGCCGACCTGTATCACAAGGTGGCACCGCATCTGGGCGAGCACACCATTTTCGCCACCAATACCTCCGGCCTGTCCATCAACAAACTGGCTGAGAGCTGCCCCGATTCCGTGCGTCCGCGCTTTTGCGGTGTGCACTTCTTCAACCCGCCGCGTTACATGCACCTGGTCGAGATCATCCCGTGCGTGACGTCGGATGCGGGCATGCTGGACAATCTGGAACGCTTCCTGGTTTCCGTGCTGGGCAAGGGCGTGGTGCGTGCCAAGGATACCCCCAATTTTGTTGCCAACCGCATTGGTGTGTTCTCCATGCTGGCAACCATTGCCAATGCCGAAAAATTCGGCATCCGCTTTGACATTGTCGATGACCTGACCGGTCCGCGTCTGGGTCGTCCCAAGTCTGCCACCTTCCGTACTGCCGACGTTGTAGGCCTGGACACCTTTGCCCACGTGGTAAAAACCATGGACGACACGCTGCCGGGCGACCCGTGGCATGCCTTGTTCAAGTCGCCGGAATGGCTGCAAAAGTTGATTGCCGCCGGTGCGCTGGGTGCCAAGACCAAGGTCGGCATCTACAAGAAAGACGGCAAGAAGATGTTCGTGTTCGATGCTGCCAGCGGCGAATACGTCGGTGGTGGGCAAAAGGGCGACGATGCCGTCAAGGACATCCTGAAAATTGCCGACCCGGCGGAGAAATTCCGTCAATTGCGTTCCAGCGAGCATCCGCAGGCGCAGTTCCTGTGGGCCTGCTTCCGCGATGTCTTCCATTACATCTCCTACCATCTGGCTGATATCGCCAACTGCGCACGCGATGTGGACTTTGCCATTCGCTGGGGCTTTGGCTGGTCGGTTGGCCCGTTTGAAACCTGGCAAGCTGCCGGTTGGCAGCAGGTAGCACAGTGGATTGATGAAGACATCAAGGCAGGCAAGGCCTTGTCTGGTGCTGCATTGCCGGCCTGGGCATTGCAGGCCGACCGTGCGGGCGTGCATTTTGCTGACGGTTCCTATAATGCGGCAGGCCAGAATCTGGTGGGTCGCTCTACGCTGGACGTGTATCAGCGCCAATTGGCACCGGCTCGTGTGCTGGGTGAAGCCGCCGCTCCGCTGGGCGAAACCGTATTCGAAAACGATGGCGTGCGTGCTTTCACGACCGGTGATGGCATCCTGGTGGTGTCGTTCAAGTCCAAGGCACATGCCATTGGCCCGGATGTGATCACCGGTTTGAACACCGCGCTGGATATTGCAGAGCAGCGCTTCAAGGGGCTGGTGATCTGGCAGACCGAAGAGCCGTTCTCGGTGGGTGCCGATCTGCAGTCCATGCTGCCGGCCTTCATGACCGGCGACTGGGCTGCCATTGACGCTACGGTGCGCCGCTTCCAGGAAACCTCCATGCGCCTGCGTTACAGCCAGGTGCCCACCGTGGCGGCAACCCAGGGCTATGTATTCGGTGGCGGTTGCGAATTCGCCATGCACTGCGACAAGACCGTTGCGGCGTTGGAATCTTATGTTGGTCTGGTGGAAGTGGGTGTCGGCCTGCTGCCGGGCGGTGGCGGTTGCAAGGAGTTTGCCCTGCGTGCCGCACAGGAAGCCAAGGGTGATGTGCTGGCTGCGCTGAAAGATTACTTCATGGCCATTGCCACTGCCAAGGTGGCCACCAGCGGTCAGGAAGCGCAGGAAATCGGCTTCTTCCGCAAGGGTGACCCGGTGGTATTCAATGCTTACGAACTGCTGTATGTCGCTAAGCAACAAGCGCTGGCCATGGCTGAATCCGGCTATCGCCCGCCGCTGAAAGTGAAGGGCTTCCCGGTGGCTGGCCGCTCTGGTGCCGCTTCTATCAAGGGCTCGCTGATCAATATGCTGGAAGGACACTTCATCTCCCAGCATGACTTCTTCATTGCTTCGCAAATCGCCGATGTCATGACCGGTGGTGATGTTGAGGCCGGTACGCTGGTGAACGAGCAGTGGATTCTGGATCTGGAACGCAAGGCCTTCATGACCCTGCTGCAAAATTCCAAAACCCAGGACCGCATTGCCAACATGCTCACCACCGGCAAACCGCTGCGCAACTAA
- the trpC gene encoding indole-3-glycerol phosphate synthase TrpC encodes MSDILNTIVATKHQEVSAALQTRPLSVVREAAEARRTDKRDFVATMRAKHVLGQPAVIAEIKKASPSKGVIRADFNPAAIAASYASAGAACLSVLTDKQYFQGDASYLEAARAACHLPVLRKDFMVDEYQLYEARAMGADCILLIAAALPLAQMRDFEALSRELGMAVLVEVHNEEELEQALQLDTELIGVNNRNLRTFEVSLTTTLKLLPGISNGRIAVTESGILSVDDVRLMRSHDVHSFLVGEAFMRQDDPGAALANLFFPAAQ; translated from the coding sequence ATGTCCGACATCCTCAATACCATTGTTGCCACCAAACATCAGGAAGTCTCTGCCGCCCTGCAAACCCGTCCGCTCAGTGTAGTACGTGAAGCGGCCGAAGCACGTCGCACTGACAAGCGTGACTTTGTTGCCACCATGCGCGCCAAGCATGTACTGGGCCAGCCGGCGGTGATTGCTGAAATCAAGAAAGCCAGCCCCAGCAAGGGCGTGATCCGTGCTGACTTCAACCCGGCAGCCATTGCTGCAAGTTATGCCAGCGCTGGCGCAGCTTGCCTGTCGGTCCTGACGGACAAGCAGTATTTCCAGGGTGATGCCAGCTATCTGGAAGCTGCCCGTGCCGCCTGCCATCTGCCGGTTCTGCGCAAGGACTTCATGGTGGACGAATACCAGCTGTATGAAGCCCGTGCCATGGGGGCGGACTGCATCCTGCTGATTGCCGCCGCCCTGCCGCTGGCACAGATGCGTGACTTCGAAGCCCTGTCGCGCGAGCTGGGCATGGCTGTTCTGGTCGAAGTACACAATGAGGAAGAACTGGAACAGGCGCTGCAGCTGGATACCGAACTGATCGGCGTCAATAACCGCAATTTGCGCACCTTTGAAGTCAGCCTCACCACCACGCTCAAACTGCTGCCGGGTATCAGCAATGGTCGCATCGCCGTCACCGAAAGTGGCATCCTCAGTGTGGACGACGTACGCCTGATGCGCAGCCACGATGTCCACAGCTTCCTGGTAGGAGAGGCATTCATGCGTCAGGACGATCCCGGCGCAGCGCTAGCCAACCTGTTCTTTCCTGCTGCACAGTAA